A section of the Selenomonas sp. AB3002 genome encodes:
- a CDS encoding N-6 DNA methylase has protein sequence MAKEIDLTGIDNVNEYYTNHYLNTIFAENIDSQIKVYKETAKEEDSKTPWSKLKAMVHHYYAAHEHSSRERFSGETLEHIGRLAQYYLEALGYPALQPETVTLDGDIPVPVALEIKKASGAPLLWVLLSASHDLSASVMAGHFFDESLGEISLTEKTNEELVGKILFDQQEPPRWLVIIGLKEIVLVDRNKWDYKRMLSFDMETIFSRKDDSTWQAMSVLLHHDSLCPAEGKSLLDELDEESEKNAEGVSEDLKYALRESIELLGNEVLYDLRVNKGQEIKMDSEFAGQLTLECLRYMYRMLFVFFMESREDLGYAPMKAASYVTGYSLESLRQIAEQISIQPDEKVLEGTFVGDTLGKLFDIIYTGYPATEEGQNKWLNLNSHRDDFLLPPLKAHIFDPERTKMVHEAKLRNRVMLRIINLMSLTRDTGKKNARRGRISYANLGINQMGAVYEALLSYRGFIADTDLYEVKRAKDKFNELDVGYFVKAEELDNYTEDERARYETGDKKGQLRVYEKGTFIYRLAGREREKSASYYTPEVLTKCLVKYALKELLVDKSADEILKLTVCEPAMGSAAFLNEAINQLAEAYLQARQKELVEQGEKPIAYDERKKELQKIKMFIADRNVYGVDLNPTAVELAEVSLWLNTIHEGGLVPWFGTQLVNGNSLIGARRECYHVDALKATAKGTRWHENAPERVKLTERRGPKSQVYHFLTGDPGMANYTDKVIKDLEPENIKKIKTWQKGFTKPYDGDDIKVMLHLSQKIDDLWEQQVELRKEIETETRDNLSIYGHKDDTVDSHTSIRRKDEIYRKGYKSEEQKNAGPYARLRFAMDYWCALWFWPIEKADMLPTRDEFLAEMGFIIEGVVNTNSNIAAMTDENYQISLFNHEMSKQMNLFDSQREEAQDAMMEKIRKFYPQGTVVDLEQLITLFPRLALVKEIAKSNKFLHWELEFADIFKEREGFDLMVGNPPWIKIEWNEQSLLSDANPMFAVKKLSATETTKQRAAALTDAEARRMYLAEYVEQSGLQNFLNAVENYPLLKGQQTNLYKCFLPLAWNLCRDKGFSGFVHPEGVYDDPKGGALREKLYQRIRKHFMFANELKFFHEVHHHTTFSVNVYGGPRKAINFDTISNLYAVSTLDECYEGDASLPVPGIKTKDNKWETKGHPDRIIKVHKEELVTFAKLLDASDKWQSARLPVLHSKQLVDVLELFSRQDKTLGDYKDDVFFTEMWHETNAQTNGTIVRKVSFPENNWGMIYSGPHINVGNPIFKSSRRICELNSDYDVVDLTNIKENYRQRINYIPACDMDEYKNRIPKTPWGSLANSFYRITIRELFNQGGERTFINAITPPECGNINLAFSVSFNNSRLLEECSSLWISLVYDFYYKVTGTGRVNNSNLYPLPCVNVNESQICRTMLLQCLNQSYKELWQKCWRDSYAADTWAKSDPRLRPERFTTLTDKWTWDTPLRTDYERRQALVELDVLTAMALGMTLDQLKTIYRIQFPVLQSYEADTWYDANGRIAFTINRSLIGVGVDRPTWENTLQQLKPGETYCKTYTDDTQPGGPVERTIEYVAPFDRCDREEDYETVWKFFSEKYGK, from the coding sequence GTGGCTAAAGAAATAGATTTGACCGGCATTGACAATGTCAATGAATATTATACAAACCATTATCTGAATACCATCTTTGCCGAAAACATCGACTCCCAGATAAAGGTATACAAAGAAACGGCCAAGGAGGAAGATAGCAAGACGCCTTGGTCTAAGCTGAAGGCCATGGTTCACCACTACTATGCAGCCCATGAGCATTCCAGCCGTGAACGTTTCAGCGGGGAGACGCTGGAGCATATAGGGCGTCTGGCACAATATTATCTGGAGGCTCTGGGCTATCCTGCTTTGCAGCCGGAGACTGTCACGCTGGATGGGGATATTCCTGTGCCTGTGGCCTTGGAGATAAAGAAGGCAAGTGGTGCTCCTTTGTTGTGGGTGCTTTTGTCGGCCAGCCATGACTTATCTGCCAGTGTTATGGCCGGGCATTTTTTTGATGAAAGTTTAGGAGAAATCAGCCTTACGGAAAAGACCAATGAAGAGTTGGTGGGCAAAATCCTCTTTGACCAGCAGGAACCGCCTCGGTGGCTCGTAATCATCGGCTTGAAGGAAATTGTGCTGGTAGACCGCAACAAGTGGGATTACAAGCGAATGCTTTCCTTCGATATGGAAACCATCTTTAGCCGCAAAGATGACAGCACCTGGCAGGCTATGTCCGTGCTTCTTCACCATGATAGTCTTTGCCCTGCAGAGGGAAAGTCTCTGCTGGATGAGCTGGATGAGGAATCAGAGAAGAATGCAGAAGGCGTTTCCGAAGACTTGAAGTATGCCCTAAGGGAGAGCATTGAGCTATTAGGCAATGAAGTTCTCTATGACTTGCGGGTGAACAAGGGCCAGGAAATTAAGATGGATTCCGAGTTTGCCGGGCAGCTGACCCTTGAATGCCTCCGTTATATGTACCGTATGCTCTTTGTGTTCTTTATGGAGTCCCGGGAGGATTTGGGCTATGCTCCCATGAAGGCGGCTTCATATGTCACAGGGTATTCTCTGGAGAGTCTGCGTCAGATTGCCGAGCAGATTTCCATTCAGCCGGATGAGAAGGTGCTGGAGGGTACTTTCGTAGGGGATACCCTGGGGAAACTCTTCGATATCATCTATACTGGCTATCCGGCAACTGAAGAGGGACAGAATAAATGGCTCAATCTTAATAGTCACCGGGATGATTTCCTGCTGCCACCTCTCAAGGCACATATCTTTGACCCGGAACGCACGAAGATGGTGCATGAGGCCAAGCTGCGTAACAGGGTCATGCTCCGCATCATCAACCTTATGAGCCTTACCCGTGACACAGGCAAAAAGAATGCCCGTCGGGGGCGTATTTCCTATGCCAATTTGGGCATCAACCAGATGGGGGCCGTGTACGAGGCCCTGCTTTCCTATCGTGGTTTCATTGCGGATACTGACCTCTATGAGGTGAAAAGAGCCAAGGACAAGTTCAATGAGCTTGATGTGGGCTACTTCGTCAAGGCTGAGGAGCTGGACAATTACACGGAAGATGAACGTGCCCGCTATGAGACCGGGGATAAAAAGGGCCAGCTGAGGGTATATGAAAAGGGAACCTTTATCTATCGTTTGGCCGGACGTGAGCGTGAGAAGTCTGCCTCCTACTATACGCCGGAGGTGCTGACCAAGTGTCTGGTGAAATATGCCCTGAAGGAACTGCTGGTGGATAAGTCGGCTGATGAAATCCTGAAGCTGACGGTGTGCGAGCCTGCCATGGGCAGTGCGGCCTTCCTGAATGAAGCCATCAATCAACTGGCGGAAGCCTATTTGCAGGCACGGCAGAAAGAACTGGTAGAGCAGGGAGAAAAGCCCATCGCCTATGATGAGCGGAAAAAGGAACTGCAAAAAATCAAGATGTTTATCGCTGACCGCAATGTGTACGGCGTTGACTTGAATCCCACCGCTGTAGAACTGGCAGAGGTGTCCCTGTGGCTGAATACCATTCATGAGGGTGGCCTTGTGCCTTGGTTCGGTACTCAGCTGGTAAATGGCAACTCCCTTATTGGAGCAAGGCGGGAGTGCTACCATGTGGATGCCCTCAAGGCTACCGCCAAGGGTACCCGCTGGCATGAGAACGCTCCGGAGCGAGTGAAACTCACGGAGAGGAGAGGCCCAAAGTCGCAGGTCTATCACTTCCTCACCGGCGACCCGGGCATGGCAAACTATACGGATAAAGTCATCAAGGACTTGGAGCCGGAGAACATCAAGAAAATCAAAACATGGCAGAAGGGATTCACGAAGCCCTATGACGGTGATGACATCAAGGTCATGCTGCATCTGTCCCAGAAGATAGATGACTTGTGGGAGCAGCAGGTGGAGCTGCGGAAGGAGATAGAGACAGAGACAAGGGATAATCTCTCTATCTACGGTCACAAGGATGACACGGTGGACAGTCACACCTCCATCCGCAGAAAGGACGAAATCTACCGCAAAGGCTATAAGTCCGAGGAACAGAAGAACGCCGGGCCTTATGCACGGCTTCGATTTGCCATGGATTATTGGTGTGCTCTTTGGTTTTGGCCTATCGAGAAAGCCGATATGCTGCCTACCCGTGACGAGTTCTTGGCAGAGATGGGCTTTATTATCGAGGGTGTGGTGAATACAAACAGCAATATTGCTGCTATGACCGACGAAAACTATCAGATATCCTTGTTCAACCATGAGATGAGCAAGCAGATGAATCTCTTTGACAGTCAAAGGGAAGAAGCCCAGGATGCCATGATGGAGAAGATACGGAAGTTCTATCCCCAGGGCACTGTTGTGGACTTGGAGCAGTTGATTACCCTGTTCCCCCGGCTGGCTCTGGTGAAGGAGATAGCTAAGAGCAACAAGTTCCTTCATTGGGAGCTGGAGTTTGCGGATATTTTCAAGGAACGTGAGGGCTTCGACCTGATGGTGGGAAATCCCCCTTGGATTAAGATAGAGTGGAACGAGCAGAGCCTGCTGTCTGATGCTAACCCCATGTTCGCTGTGAAGAAGCTGTCGGCTACGGAGACAACGAAGCAGCGAGCGGCAGCCTTGACGGATGCTGAAGCAAGGAGAATGTATCTGGCGGAGTATGTCGAGCAGTCGGGGTTGCAGAACTTCTTGAATGCTGTGGAAAATTATCCTCTGCTTAAAGGTCAGCAGACTAACCTTTATAAGTGCTTCTTGCCTTTGGCATGGAATTTGTGTCGGGATAAGGGCTTTAGCGGTTTTGTGCATCCGGAGGGAGTCTATGACGACCCCAAAGGTGGTGCACTTCGGGAAAAATTGTATCAGCGAATACGCAAACATTTTATGTTTGCGAATGAGCTGAAATTTTTCCACGAAGTGCACCACCATACTACGTTCTCTGTGAACGTGTATGGTGGTCCACGCAAAGCGATAAACTTCGACACTATCTCGAACCTTTATGCCGTGTCTACTCTGGACGAGTGTTACGAAGGGGACGCAAGTCTGCCTGTGCCGGGGATTAAGACGAAGGATAATAAATGGGAGACGAAAGGTCACCCAGACAGGATAATTAAGGTTCATAAAGAGGAACTAGTTACATTTGCAAAGTTACTTGATGCTAGCGATAAGTGGCAAAGTGCAAGGTTGCCAGTGCTTCATTCTAAACAGTTAGTGGATGTGTTGGAATTATTCAGCAGACAGGATAAAACGCTTGGTGACTATAAGGATGATGTTTTTTTTACAGAAATGTGGCATGAAACCAATGCACAAACCAATGGCACTATAGTAAGGAAAGTGAGCTTTCCAGAAAATAATTGGGGGATGATATATTCGGGGCCACATATAAATGTTGGTAATCCTATTTTTAAGTCTTCTCGTAGAATATGTGAGTTAAACAGTGATTACGATGTTGTTGACTTAACGAATATAAAGGAAAATTATAGACAAAGAATAAATTATATACCTGCTTGTGATATGGATGAATATAAGAATAGAATTCCCAAAACACCATGGGGGAGTTTGGCAAATAGTTTTTATCGTATTACGATTAGGGAGTTGTTTAATCAAGGTGGAGAACGAACTTTTATAAATGCAATAACTCCTCCCGAGTGCGGAAACATAAATTTAGCATTCAGTGTTAGCTTTAATAATTCACGATTACTGGAAGAATGTTCTTCGTTATGGATTTCATTAGTATATGATTTTTATTACAAAGTTACTGGAACGGGTAGAGTAAATAACAGCAATTTATACCCACTGCCATGTGTTAATGTCAACGAAAGTCAAATATGCAGAACGATGTTGTTACAGTGCTTAAATCAATCATATAAAGAACTTTGGCAGAAGTGTTGGCGTGACAGTTACGCCGCAGACACTTGGGCAAAATCTGACCCTCGTCTGCGTCCCGAGCGGTTCACCACCCTTACCGACAAGTGGACTTGGGATACTCCTCTGCGTACCGACTACGAACGACGTCAGGCTCTGGTAGAGCTGGATGTTCTTACGGCTATGGCCCTTGGGATGACCCTTGACCAGCTCAAGACAATCTACCGCATCCAGTTCCCCGTACTCCAATCCTATGAAGCAGATACTTGGTATGATGCCAATGGCCGCATTGCCTTTACCATCAACCGCAGCCTAATCGGCGTAGGCGTTGATCGCCCCACCTGGGAAAATACCCTCCAGCAGCTGAAGCCCGGTGAAACCTACTGCAAGACCTACACCGACGACACCCAGCCCGGCGGCCCCGTAGAACGCACCATCGAATATGTAGCCCCCTTCGACAGATGCGACAGGGAGGAAGATTACGAGACGGTGTGGAAATTCTTTAGCGAGAAGTATGGGAAATAA
- a CDS encoding DUF3644 domain-containing protein, with the protein MDIVKLLLEKSQEAFIVGIELYNKPTIHYRVEGFSFFICNAWELMLKAYLVREKGEQAIYYDDKPNRTITLDNCIKKVFTNDKDPLRKNLEQIVELRNTSTHFVTEEYEQIYVPLFQANVFNYIRILLKLFEVDITDKLGNNFLTLSVKMNDFSEEAVMARYPKQMAMHIINAMGQVGKEILKENNENYAIHVKHDFYITKDIKSATAKIAFTKDAQQAGFILKELHDMQNECPYTMNKCLDHINKRIKKGKINFINPATPNEDKRHTFNRFCFGLFEKFYNLKADTKYCYVYKRNQNPTYTYSMAAIDMIFEQIKRDPEHIIQSLRDKLPNKKGSQPQGQRNSKP; encoded by the coding sequence ATGGATATAGTAAAACTGCTCTTAGAAAAGAGTCAGGAAGCCTTTATAGTAGGAATAGAACTTTATAATAAGCCAACTATTCACTACAGGGTGGAAGGATTCAGCTTCTTTATTTGTAATGCTTGGGAGCTTATGCTAAAAGCATATTTGGTGCGTGAGAAGGGCGAACAAGCAATATACTATGATGATAAGCCTAATCGTACTATCACTTTGGATAATTGCATTAAGAAGGTCTTTACTAATGATAAAGACCCATTGCGAAAAAATTTAGAGCAAATAGTAGAGTTGAGGAATACTAGCACCCATTTTGTTACAGAGGAGTATGAACAGATATATGTGCCTCTTTTTCAAGCAAATGTCTTTAACTATATAAGGATTTTGCTGAAATTATTTGAAGTTGATATTACGGATAAGCTGGGGAATAATTTTTTGACTTTATCTGTAAAGATGAATGATTTTAGTGAAGAAGCGGTAATGGCACGTTATCCTAAACAAATGGCTATGCATATTATCAATGCTATGGGGCAGGTTGGAAAAGAAATACTGAAAGAGAATAATGAGAATTATGCTATTCATGTTAAGCATGATTTTTATATAACCAAAGATATTAAATCAGCGACAGCAAAAATAGCCTTTACTAAGGATGCACAACAGGCTGGTTTTATATTAAAGGAATTGCATGATATGCAGAATGAATGCCCGTATACGATGAATAAATGTTTAGACCATATCAATAAACGTATAAAAAAAGGAAAAATTAATTTTATAAATCCTGCTACACCTAATGAGGATAAAAGGCATACGTTTAATCGATTTTGTTTTGGTTTGTTTGAAAAATTCTATAATCTTAAGGCTGATACAAAATATTGTTATGTTTACAAAAGAAACCAAAATCCAACATATACATACAGCATGGCTGCCATTGACATGATTTTTGAACAAATAAAAAGAGACCCTGAACATATTATTCAGAGTCTTCGTGATAAGTTGCCAAACAAAAAGGGAAGTCAACCCCAGGGGCAAAGGAATTCTAAGCCATAA